One window of the Seriola aureovittata isolate HTS-2021-v1 ecotype China chromosome 22, ASM2101889v1, whole genome shotgun sequence genome contains the following:
- the gnptab gene encoding N-acetylglucosamine-1-phosphotransferase subunits alpha/beta isoform X2: protein MQRYASPRRTMVVVNSVLKLVQRQTYTCLSHRYGLYLCFGGIVLMIVSAFQFGEVVVEWSRDQYHVLFDSYRDNVGGKSFQSRLCLPMPIDVVYTWVNGTDMALLKELKVVKEQLEEEQRALRERLGKNASETTEAPKDSVKPECLLSHCIIAPMLALDPALPANVTLKELPSLSPSLSAAKELLLMNKPFHPSTTASVVVFHSQADADKAYTDVSKEDQKFSVSRCYLTTDKEAPGLIRMQALAYLSGFPASFKETEPLRVKLPSVITNKIKQFELYSEASIALLHLKTPQDFSDLTQQAKKNLTLDGKELTISPAYLFWDLTAISQSKQDEDVSASRFEDNEELRYSLRSVERHAPWVRHIFIVTNGQIPSWLNLDNPRVTVVTHQDVFLNNSHLPTFSSPAIETHIHRIPGLSQKFIYLNDDVMFGKDVWLDDFYSHSKGQKVYLTWPVPNCAEGCPGSWIKDGYCDKACNNSACDWDGGDCSGAAGNSRFGAGVGVGVPGGAGGQVWQFAGGMGGLGGTSYCNQGCANSWLADKFCDQACNVLSCGFDVGDCGQEHFGELHRVTLRRNQSLYTLPAGEVRPYFSFNGLARRVSEAHVSDSPVVRHTSVANKWKTVHLLLYPGHNASQIQYNLTFQREDDTEFTMTFGVAVDTREVPQANVSKTASKDTGKEAKPTSTPEPVFPFSDIPEDKRGPKIQRRRPGEPHVVIEVPSLNVSLLPAVVRSELQKLEEKLLTGDITVKGYNLTKAELLKPYKTLAEQQQVVHSQAANEGAAKVQAKPYKDLEAELEPPVEEKAGNIIQKNLNSKQEKSRKIETVQGPPVTPLIPVHIDDKHKVEFEKPTSHPLNAAIERPMTSKLLSSISKIRSAESHDEPANAAGGAPVGRRLQHFTSSDRGFLPWERRKYFQALLEEEERLQKELLYATGGGATGRRLQDTFADSLRYVNKLLNGQFGFTSRKVPAHMPHMIDRLIMQELQDTFPEEFDKTSGHRVRHSEDMQFAFSYFYFLMSAQQQLNVSEVFDEIDTDHSGILSDREIRTLATRIHELPLSLQDLTGLEQMLINCSKTLPTNLTQLHLVNPTQETYYDPSMPPVTKGLVLYCKPITERIHKAFRDQNKFEIMGEEEIAFKMVRTNVSHVVGQLDDIRKNPRKFICLNDNIDHTHKDAATVKAVLRDFYESMFPLPSQFELPREYRNRFLHMEELQEWRVYRDKLKFWTHCVLVTLVIFTVMSFFAEQLILLKRKLFPRRRVNRDTNPERV, encoded by the exons ATGCAGCGCTATGCTTCGCCACGGAGAACCATGGTAGTCGTGAACTCGGTGCTGAAGCTCGTGCAGAGGCAGACGTACACCTGTCTGTCCCACCGATACGGGCTCTACCTCTGCTTTGGGGGGATCGTCCTCATGATAGTTTCCGCCTTTCAGTTTGGAGAG GTGGTGGTAGAGTGGAGTCGAGACCAGTATCATGTGCTGTTTGACTCCTACAGAGACAATGTGGGTGGAAAATCCTTCCAAAGCAG GCTCTGTCTGCCCATGCCTATTGATGTAGTGTACACGTGGGTGAATGGCACAGACATGGCTCTGCTGAAGGAACTGAAGGTGGTCAAAGAGCAACTGGAGGAGGAACAAAGAGCTCTGAG GGAACGCCTGGGGAAAAATGCAAGTGAGACAACTGAAGCGCCAAAAGACAG TGTTAAACCAGAATGCCTGCTGTCCCACTGCATCATAGCGCCCATGCTGGCGCTGGACCCCGCTCTGCCAGCCAACGTTACACTCAAAGAGCTGCCGtcactctctccctcgctctctgctgccaaagagctgctgctgatgaacaAACCCTTCCACCCGTCCACCACCGCCTCTGTGGTCGTCTTCCATTCGCAGGCTGACg CTGATAAAGCCTATACAGATGTGTCCAAAGAAGATCAGAAATtctctgtgtccagatgttACCTG acGACGGATAAAGAGGCTCCAGGCCTGATCCGCATGCAGGCTCTGGCCTACCTGAGCGGCTTCCCAGCATCCTTCAAGGAGACGGAGCCGCTGAGAGTCAAACTGCCATCTGTCATAACCAACAAGATCAAACAG TTTGAGTTGTACTCTGAGGCGAGCATCGCCCTGCTCCACCTGAAGACCCCACAGGACTTCTCTGATCTGACGCAGCAGGCTAAAAAGAACCTGACCCTGGATGGGAAAGAGTTAACCATCAGCCCCGCCTACTTGTTCTGGGACCTCACCGCTATCTCACAG TCCAAACAGGATGAAGATGTTTCAGCCAGCAGATTCGAGGACAACGAGGAGCTCCGCTATTCGCTGCGCTCGGTGGAGAGACACGCCCCCTGGGTGCGTCACATCTTCATCGTCACTAACGGGCAGATTCCCTCCTGGCTCAACCTGGATAACCCCAGAGTTACTGTTGTCACACATCAG GATGTCTTCCTGAACAACAGCCACCTTCCCACCTTCAGCTCCCCCGCCATAGAGACACACATCCACCGCATCCCAGGGCTCTCCCAGAAGTTTATTTACCTCAACGATGACGTGATGTTTGGCAAGGACGTCTGGCTGGACGACTTCTACAGCCACTCCAAAGGACAGAag GTGTATCTCACCTGGCCTGTTCCCAACTGTGCTGAGGGCTGCCCAGGATCCTGGATCAAAGATGGGTACTGTGACAAAGCCTGCAACAACTCTGCGTGTGACTGGGATGGAGGAGACTGCTCCG gtGCAGCTGGGAATAGTCGCTTCGGCGCAGGGGTCGGTGTCGGCGTGCCCGGTGGAGCTGGTGGACAGGTGTGGCAGTTTGCAGGTGGTATGGGAGGTCTTGGGGGGACGTCCTACTGTAACCAAGGCTGTGCCAACTCTTGGCTGGCGGACAAGTTCTGTGACCAAGCCTGCAATGTGCTTTCATGTGGCTTTGATGTGGGCGACTGTGGCCAAG AGCACTTTGGTGAGCTGCACCGTGTGACCCTGCGGAGGAACCAGAGCCTCTACACACTCCCAGCGGGCGAGGTCAGGCCATATTTCAGCTTTAATGGACTCGCTCGCAGAGTCTCTGAGGCCCACGTCAGCGACAGCCCCGTGGTCCGCCACACCTCCGTCGCCAACAAATGGAAGACCGTTCACTTGCTTCTTTATCCCGGCCACAATGCCAGCCAGATCCAGTACAACCTCACGTTCCAAAGAGAAGACGACACGGAGTTCACGATGACCTTCGGCGTAGCTGTCGACACCCGCGAGGTTCCTCAGGCGAACGTGTCCAAGACTGCGAGCAAAGACACCGGCAAAGAGGCGAAGCCGACGTCAACTCCTGAGCCAGTGTTTCCTTTCTCAGATATTCCTGAGGACAAACGGGGTCCTAAGATCCAGAGGAGGCGGCCTGGCGAACCTCACGTTGTCATAGAGGTTCCTTCACTCAATGTGTCACTTTTACCGGCTGTTGTCCGCAGCGAGCTGCAAAAGCTGGAGGAGAAGCTTCTGACCGGTGACATTACTGTGAAGGGTTATAATCTCACGAAGGCTGAACTTCTTAAGCCTTACAAGACGCTGgctgaacagcagcaggtcGTCCATTCACAGGCAGCTAATGAGGGTGCAGCCAAGGTCCAGGCGAAGCCCTATAAAGACTTGGAGGCAGAGTTAGAACCACCTGTGGAAGAGAAAGCTGGAAATATTATTCAGAAAAATCTAAACTCAAAACAAGAGAAGTCCAGGAAAATCGAGACGGTGCAAGGCCCCCCGGTCACGCCTCTCATCCCCGTCCATATTGATGATAAGCATAAGGTAGAGTTTGAAAAACCCACATCTCACCCTCTGAATGCTGCCATTGAGAGGCCAATGACGTCCAAACTGCTGAGCAGCATTTCCAAAATCAGAAGCGCTGAGAGTCACGATGAGCCGGCCAACGCTGCGGGAGGAGCTCCGGTCGGGAGGAGACTCCAGCACTTCACCTCCTCAGACCGAGGCTTTCTGCcgtgggagaggaggaagtacTTTCAGGCGCTCCTCGAG GAAGAGGAACGTCTGCAGAAAGAGCTGCTGTATGCGACTGGCGGTGGCGCCACTGGTCGAAGGCTGCAGGACACTTTTGCCGACTCCCTCCGTTACGTCAACAAGCTGCTCAACGGCCAGTTTGGCTTCACGTCCCGCAAAGTCCCCGCACACATGCCTCACATGATCGACCGACTCATcatgcaggagctgcaggacac ATTCCCGGAGGAGTTCGACAAGACGTCAGGCCACCGCGTGCGTCACTCAGAAGACATGCAGTTCGCCTTTTCGTACTTCTACTTCCTGATGAGcgctcagcagcagctcaacGTCTCTGAGGTGTTTGACGAGATCGACACCGATCATTCGGGCATCCTGTCCGACCGAGAGATTCGAACACTCGCCACCAGGATCCACGAGCTCCCCCTCAGCCTCCAG gATCTGACAGGCCTGGAGCAGATGTTGATAAACTGCTCCAAGACTCTCCCGACCAACCTGACCCAGCTCCACCTGGTGAACCCCACTCAGGAGACCTACTATGACCCCAGCATG CCTCCTGTTACAAAAGGCCTCGTCCTTTACTGCAAGCCCATCACCGAGCGCATCCACAAAGCCTTCAGAGACCAGAACAA GTTCGAGATcatgggagaggaggagatagcTTTCAAGATGGTGCGAACCAACGTGTCACACGTGGTCGGACAGTTGGACGACATAAGGAAGAATCCGAG GAAGTTCATCTGTCTGAACGATAACATCGACCACACCCACAAGGACGCTGCCACAGTCAAAGCCGTGCTCAGAGACTTCTACGAGTCCATGTTCCCGCTGCCGTCCCAGTTCGAGCTGCCCAGAGAGTATCGCAACAGGTTCCTGCACATGGAGGAGCTCCAGGAATG GCGGGTGTATCGGGACAAGCTGAAGTTCTGGACCCACTGTGTCCTCGTGACGCTCGTCATCTTCACCGTCATGTCCTTCTTTGCCGAGCAG CTGATTCTGCTGAAGCGAAAGCTGTTCCCCAGACGCAGAGTGAACAGGGACACCAACCCTGAGCGGGTGTGA
- the gnptab gene encoding N-acetylglucosamine-1-phosphotransferase subunits alpha/beta isoform X1 yields MQRYASPRRTMVVVNSVLKLVQRQTYTCLSHRYGLYLCFGGIVLMIVSAFQFGEVVVEWSRDQYHVLFDSYRDNVGGKSFQSRLCLPMPIDVVYTWVNGTDMALLKELKVVKEQLEEEQRALRERLGKNASETTEAPKDSVKPECLLSHCIIAPMLALDPALPANVTLKELPSLSPSLSAAKELLLMNKPFHPSTTASVVVFHSQADADKAYTDVSKEDQKFSVSRCYLTTDKEAPGLIRMQALAYLSGFPASFKETEPLRVKLPSVITNKIKQFELYSEASIALLHLKTPQDFSDLTQQAKKNLTLDGKELTISPAYLFWDLTAISQSKQDEDVSASRFEDNEELRYSLRSVERHAPWVRHIFIVTNGQIPSWLNLDNPRVTVVTHQDVFLNNSHLPTFSSPAIETHIHRIPGLSQKFIYLNDDVMFGKDVWLDDFYSHSKGQKVYLTWPVPNCAEGCPGSWIKDGYCDKACNNSACDWDGGDCSGAAGNSRFGAGVGVGVPGGAGGQVWQFAGGMGGLGGTSYCNQGCANSWLADKFCDQACNVLSCGFDVGDCGQEHFGELHRVTLRRNQSLYTLPAGEVRPYFSFNGLARRVSEAHVSDSPVVRHTSVANKWKTVHLLLYPGHNASQIQYNLTFQREDDTEFTMTFGVAVDTREVPQANVSKTASKDTGKEAKPTSTPEPVFPFSDIPEDKRGPKIQRRRPGEPHVVIEVPSLNVSLLPAVVRSELQKLEEKLLTGDITVKGYNLTKAELLKPYKTLAEQQQVVHSQAANEGAAKVQAKPYKDLEAELEPPVEEKAGNIIQKNLNSKQEKSRKIETVQGPPVTPLIPVHIDDKHKVEFEKPTSHPLNAAIERPMTSKLLSSISKIRSAESHDEPANAAGGAPVGRRLQHFTSSDRGFLPWERRKYFQALLEEEERLQKELLYATGGGATGRRLQDTFADSLRYVNKLLNGQFGFTSRKVPAHMPHMIDRLIMQELQDTFPEEFDKTSGHRVRHSEDMQFAFSYFYFLMSAQQQLNVSEVFDEIDTDHSGILSDREIRTLATRIHELPLSLQDLTGLEQMLINCSKTLPTNLTQLHLVNPTQETYYDPSMPPVTKGLVLYCKPITERIHKAFRDQNKYKFEIMGEEEIAFKMVRTNVSHVVGQLDDIRKNPRKFICLNDNIDHTHKDAATVKAVLRDFYESMFPLPSQFELPREYRNRFLHMEELQEWRVYRDKLKFWTHCVLVTLVIFTVMSFFAEQLILLKRKLFPRRRVNRDTNPERV; encoded by the exons ATGCAGCGCTATGCTTCGCCACGGAGAACCATGGTAGTCGTGAACTCGGTGCTGAAGCTCGTGCAGAGGCAGACGTACACCTGTCTGTCCCACCGATACGGGCTCTACCTCTGCTTTGGGGGGATCGTCCTCATGATAGTTTCCGCCTTTCAGTTTGGAGAG GTGGTGGTAGAGTGGAGTCGAGACCAGTATCATGTGCTGTTTGACTCCTACAGAGACAATGTGGGTGGAAAATCCTTCCAAAGCAG GCTCTGTCTGCCCATGCCTATTGATGTAGTGTACACGTGGGTGAATGGCACAGACATGGCTCTGCTGAAGGAACTGAAGGTGGTCAAAGAGCAACTGGAGGAGGAACAAAGAGCTCTGAG GGAACGCCTGGGGAAAAATGCAAGTGAGACAACTGAAGCGCCAAAAGACAG TGTTAAACCAGAATGCCTGCTGTCCCACTGCATCATAGCGCCCATGCTGGCGCTGGACCCCGCTCTGCCAGCCAACGTTACACTCAAAGAGCTGCCGtcactctctccctcgctctctgctgccaaagagctgctgctgatgaacaAACCCTTCCACCCGTCCACCACCGCCTCTGTGGTCGTCTTCCATTCGCAGGCTGACg CTGATAAAGCCTATACAGATGTGTCCAAAGAAGATCAGAAATtctctgtgtccagatgttACCTG acGACGGATAAAGAGGCTCCAGGCCTGATCCGCATGCAGGCTCTGGCCTACCTGAGCGGCTTCCCAGCATCCTTCAAGGAGACGGAGCCGCTGAGAGTCAAACTGCCATCTGTCATAACCAACAAGATCAAACAG TTTGAGTTGTACTCTGAGGCGAGCATCGCCCTGCTCCACCTGAAGACCCCACAGGACTTCTCTGATCTGACGCAGCAGGCTAAAAAGAACCTGACCCTGGATGGGAAAGAGTTAACCATCAGCCCCGCCTACTTGTTCTGGGACCTCACCGCTATCTCACAG TCCAAACAGGATGAAGATGTTTCAGCCAGCAGATTCGAGGACAACGAGGAGCTCCGCTATTCGCTGCGCTCGGTGGAGAGACACGCCCCCTGGGTGCGTCACATCTTCATCGTCACTAACGGGCAGATTCCCTCCTGGCTCAACCTGGATAACCCCAGAGTTACTGTTGTCACACATCAG GATGTCTTCCTGAACAACAGCCACCTTCCCACCTTCAGCTCCCCCGCCATAGAGACACACATCCACCGCATCCCAGGGCTCTCCCAGAAGTTTATTTACCTCAACGATGACGTGATGTTTGGCAAGGACGTCTGGCTGGACGACTTCTACAGCCACTCCAAAGGACAGAag GTGTATCTCACCTGGCCTGTTCCCAACTGTGCTGAGGGCTGCCCAGGATCCTGGATCAAAGATGGGTACTGTGACAAAGCCTGCAACAACTCTGCGTGTGACTGGGATGGAGGAGACTGCTCCG gtGCAGCTGGGAATAGTCGCTTCGGCGCAGGGGTCGGTGTCGGCGTGCCCGGTGGAGCTGGTGGACAGGTGTGGCAGTTTGCAGGTGGTATGGGAGGTCTTGGGGGGACGTCCTACTGTAACCAAGGCTGTGCCAACTCTTGGCTGGCGGACAAGTTCTGTGACCAAGCCTGCAATGTGCTTTCATGTGGCTTTGATGTGGGCGACTGTGGCCAAG AGCACTTTGGTGAGCTGCACCGTGTGACCCTGCGGAGGAACCAGAGCCTCTACACACTCCCAGCGGGCGAGGTCAGGCCATATTTCAGCTTTAATGGACTCGCTCGCAGAGTCTCTGAGGCCCACGTCAGCGACAGCCCCGTGGTCCGCCACACCTCCGTCGCCAACAAATGGAAGACCGTTCACTTGCTTCTTTATCCCGGCCACAATGCCAGCCAGATCCAGTACAACCTCACGTTCCAAAGAGAAGACGACACGGAGTTCACGATGACCTTCGGCGTAGCTGTCGACACCCGCGAGGTTCCTCAGGCGAACGTGTCCAAGACTGCGAGCAAAGACACCGGCAAAGAGGCGAAGCCGACGTCAACTCCTGAGCCAGTGTTTCCTTTCTCAGATATTCCTGAGGACAAACGGGGTCCTAAGATCCAGAGGAGGCGGCCTGGCGAACCTCACGTTGTCATAGAGGTTCCTTCACTCAATGTGTCACTTTTACCGGCTGTTGTCCGCAGCGAGCTGCAAAAGCTGGAGGAGAAGCTTCTGACCGGTGACATTACTGTGAAGGGTTATAATCTCACGAAGGCTGAACTTCTTAAGCCTTACAAGACGCTGgctgaacagcagcaggtcGTCCATTCACAGGCAGCTAATGAGGGTGCAGCCAAGGTCCAGGCGAAGCCCTATAAAGACTTGGAGGCAGAGTTAGAACCACCTGTGGAAGAGAAAGCTGGAAATATTATTCAGAAAAATCTAAACTCAAAACAAGAGAAGTCCAGGAAAATCGAGACGGTGCAAGGCCCCCCGGTCACGCCTCTCATCCCCGTCCATATTGATGATAAGCATAAGGTAGAGTTTGAAAAACCCACATCTCACCCTCTGAATGCTGCCATTGAGAGGCCAATGACGTCCAAACTGCTGAGCAGCATTTCCAAAATCAGAAGCGCTGAGAGTCACGATGAGCCGGCCAACGCTGCGGGAGGAGCTCCGGTCGGGAGGAGACTCCAGCACTTCACCTCCTCAGACCGAGGCTTTCTGCcgtgggagaggaggaagtacTTTCAGGCGCTCCTCGAG GAAGAGGAACGTCTGCAGAAAGAGCTGCTGTATGCGACTGGCGGTGGCGCCACTGGTCGAAGGCTGCAGGACACTTTTGCCGACTCCCTCCGTTACGTCAACAAGCTGCTCAACGGCCAGTTTGGCTTCACGTCCCGCAAAGTCCCCGCACACATGCCTCACATGATCGACCGACTCATcatgcaggagctgcaggacac ATTCCCGGAGGAGTTCGACAAGACGTCAGGCCACCGCGTGCGTCACTCAGAAGACATGCAGTTCGCCTTTTCGTACTTCTACTTCCTGATGAGcgctcagcagcagctcaacGTCTCTGAGGTGTTTGACGAGATCGACACCGATCATTCGGGCATCCTGTCCGACCGAGAGATTCGAACACTCGCCACCAGGATCCACGAGCTCCCCCTCAGCCTCCAG gATCTGACAGGCCTGGAGCAGATGTTGATAAACTGCTCCAAGACTCTCCCGACCAACCTGACCCAGCTCCACCTGGTGAACCCCACTCAGGAGACCTACTATGACCCCAGCATG CCTCCTGTTACAAAAGGCCTCGTCCTTTACTGCAAGCCCATCACCGAGCGCATCCACAAAGCCTTCAGAGACCAGAACAAGTACAA GTTCGAGATcatgggagaggaggagatagcTTTCAAGATGGTGCGAACCAACGTGTCACACGTGGTCGGACAGTTGGACGACATAAGGAAGAATCCGAG GAAGTTCATCTGTCTGAACGATAACATCGACCACACCCACAAGGACGCTGCCACAGTCAAAGCCGTGCTCAGAGACTTCTACGAGTCCATGTTCCCGCTGCCGTCCCAGTTCGAGCTGCCCAGAGAGTATCGCAACAGGTTCCTGCACATGGAGGAGCTCCAGGAATG GCGGGTGTATCGGGACAAGCTGAAGTTCTGGACCCACTGTGTCCTCGTGACGCTCGTCATCTTCACCGTCATGTCCTTCTTTGCCGAGCAG CTGATTCTGCTGAAGCGAAAGCTGTTCCCCAGACGCAGAGTGAACAGGGACACCAACCCTGAGCGGGTGTGA
- the chpt1 gene encoding cholinephosphotransferase 1, giving the protein MPNEPLFVGVDREKIARLRRGVCFGNLRSEEAGKKKKTMPHFLWPEPLTPAQLKRLEEHKYSASGRSLFEPPCQIYWNWLVQQIPTWIAPNTLTIVGLLVNILTTVVLVYYCPTATEEAPSWAFILSALGLFIYQSLDAIDGKQARRTNSSSALGELFDHGCDAVSTVFVAIGTCVSCGIGRYSDWMFFCGFIGMFMFFCAHWQTYVSGTLRFGLVDVTEVQVAIMVMYLMSAFGGVSLWQTTLPIIGLKLYVFPILGIIGGALYSCYNYFHVILNGGVGKNGSTVADTSVLSPGLHIGLILTLAFIIFKKSSSHLFEHHPCLYLLAFGMVISKISNKLVIAHMTKSELHLPDSAFIGPGLLFLNQYFNSFIDEHIVLWIAMVLSLLDLTRYCTGVCLQIASHLRIQVFSITPPGHTHRD; this is encoded by the exons ATGCCAAATGAGCCTCTATTTGTCGGAGTCGACCGAGAGAAGATAGCCCGGCTGCGTCGGGGAGTTTGCTTCGGTAATTTGAGGAGTGaggaggcaggaaaaaaaaaaaaaacaatgccaCATTTCCTCTGGCCAGAGCCGCTGACACCCGCTCAACTAAAGCGGCTGGAGGAGCATAAATACAGCGCCTCTGGTCGGTCCCTGTTTGAGCCACCGTGCCAGATCTACTGGAACTGGCTCGTCCAGCAAATTCCGACATGGATCGCaccaaacacactgactatTGTGGGACTACTGGTCAACATCCTCACCACGGTGGTCCTTGTGTATTATTGTCCCACGGCAACAGAGGAG GCTCCGTCTTGGGCCTTCATCCTGAGCGCCCTCGGCCTCTTCATCTACCAGTCTCTGGACGCTATTGACGGGAAACAGGCCCGGAGGACGAACAGCAGCTCAGCGCTCGGGGAGCTCTTTGACCATGGCTGCGATGCCGTCTCCACAG TGTTCGTGGCCATCGGCACATGCGTTTCATGTGGAATCGGAAGATACTCAGACTGGATGTTCTTCTGTGGTTTCATCGGGATGTTCATGTTCTTCTGCGCCCACTGGCAGACCTACGTGTCCGGGACTCTGCGCTTTGGCCT GGTGGATGTCACAGAGGTGCAGGTCGCCATCATGGTCATGTATTTGATGTCGGCTTTCGGAGGCGTGAGCCTTTGGCAGACAACG TTGCCCATCATTGGACTAAAGCTGTACGTCTTCCCCATCTTGGGCATCATCGGGGGGGCCCTCTACTCCTGCTACAACTACTTCCACGTCATTTTGAATGGAGGTGTTGGCAAAAACGGCTCCACTGTGGCT GACACCAGTGTGCTGAGTCCTGGTTTGCACATCGGCCTCATCCTCACCCTGGCCTTCATCATTTTCAAGAAGTCGTCCAGCCACCTGTTTGAGCACCACCCCTGTCTGTACCTGCTCGCCTTTGGCATGGTCATCTCCAAGATCTCCAACAAACTGGTG ATAGCGCACATGACTAAGAGTGAGCTGCACCTCCCAGACTCAGCCTTTATAGGCCccggcctcctcttcctcaaccAGTACTTCAACAGCTTCATAGACGAGCACATAGTCCTCTGGATCGCCATG GTTCTCTCTCTTCTGGATCTAACGCGCTACTGCACGGGTGTGTGCCTCCAGATCGCCTCCCACCTGCGCATCCAAGTCTTCAGCATCACTCCGCCGGGCCACACCCACCGCGACTGA